The Aphis gossypii isolate Hap1 chromosome 3, ASM2018417v2, whole genome shotgun sequence genome includes a region encoding these proteins:
- the LOC114118954 gene encoding RING finger protein nhl-1 isoform X1, translated as MEQFEQLLTCAICLDRYRNPKLLPCQHSFCMEPCMDGLVDYVRRQVKCPECRAEHRIPYNGVQGYPTNVTLQRFLELHIEITGELPDPTSGQIMKRCGVCSEKAYVTSCVHCEKEVCSDCKGAHMDILRREIARINNQVRRALHRLSDMLAGVEKNMLTLQQNCTSVTEEVDEIYRRLAKALKDRTEHLRGEIDRYLSTELKNLCNLKENLDIEISNIQSNCDLADKHMQSDDVEWEDSELMDAKEIFLKTVDFIRNFETEIGDYSRRAKFLMAHDPNQLVMHVASYGELTIHAPHQAFTASSNSLQAPSPGLMRSKSDHRLASQYRQDERNAYEPGGEIGGRVSPLGGRKFGERYQSRYSRGGDRNDYDADTTHDNENRSSARSRIRSRLGRHGLNENTDSDTDSRSVRFSETNTVHRERERVLDTEDVAKGPLSGITRLYDSPRVMKRLLESENKDKKSEAAPKPQPQPVQQPKKVTPQATPQRQLSEDDEIARIKRQNKTASTSSDTERRDRVSTIKRDDSRDSNRSNTPADSARKTPAPEPLPTDTQESSESESEEDSVEAVEQRKPTPARTTFPPSTSAATTDSRRSSTASDNLASKVNTRLKSNRSDSIESTCSSETPGTPVRRNAGGTYTSDEVKQSPVSSSSGSTTPRARFSSVSSKRDSATPTNSRSYSVTGNNESTSKKEEIEDEEEEEEEETETSSESSETDTDEDSEDAKPKTPVNKGMEKTDIGPLLARSAQARDNGSGSNSSSRRTSQDESYTRSRYGTSGYKSPSYQSPRDADTSSAASGSKYLNNTRTEPAPRFTSRFLKTKSIQEENPSKPSYTSDNKYTSDKGGLSRSRTSANLEEDLPDDTNTSTYSPYSKNHYGSDLSRSRSSHALKSRETSPDRPVTNASAGTGEKDGAALSSWARYLKNKYGNRGKENAAKDNAAASSASSSSSRRLSLGLPLRSNSTHVDSSDDDQKNMHSSPTSHTIIEAGMQGVGSTPRVQYLQKRQLLFKIGGRGSEPGYFTWPRGVAVGPDNLIVVADSSNHRIQVFDNSGKILKDFGSYGNSEGEFDCLAGVAVNRIGQYIIADRYNHRIQVLDPSGRFLRSFGSQGSSDGRFNYPWGITTDALGFIYVCDKENHRIQVFQSDGTFVGKFGSNGNKIGQLEHPHYIAVSNTNRVIVSDCNNHRIQIFDVNGRVISSFGTEGSENGQFKFPKGVAVDDQGYILVADSGNNRIQIFHPDSTFLRAFGGWGCGDGEFKGLEGIAVMSNGNILVCDRENHRVQVF; from the exons ATGGAACAGTTCGAGCAACTGCTGACATGCGCAATATGTCTGGATAGGTACAGAAATCCGAAATTGCTACCATGCCAGCATTCGTTTTGTATGGAACCATGTATGGACGGTTTAGTGGACTATGTTCGAAGACAA GTAAAATGTCCGGAATGTCGAGCGGAACATCGAATACCGTACAATGGTGTTCAAGGATATCCAACAAATGTAACTCTACAGCGTTTCTTGGAACTTCATATAGAAATTACTGGAGAGTTACCAGATCCAACGAGTGGACAAATAATGAAACGTTGTGGTGTATGTTCAGAAAAAGCATACGTGACATCTTGCGTTCATTGCGAAAAAGAAGTATGTTCGGACTGCAAAGGCGCTCATATGGATATTTTAAGGAGAGAAATAGCCCGAATTAATAATcaa GTTAGGCGGGCATTACATAGACTATCAGATATGCTTGCTGGTGTAGAAAAGAATATGTTGACTTTGCAACAAAATTGCACTTCAGTTACCGAAGAAGTAGATGAAATTTATCGCAGATTGGCCAAAGCTTTAAAAGATCGTACTGAACATCTTAGAGGAGAAATCGATCGATATTTATCaacagaattaaaaaatttgtgcaatcttaaagaaaatttagatattgaaatatctaatatacaaAGTAATTGTGATCTAGCAGATAAACACATGCAATCAGATGACGTAGAATGGGAAGACAGTGAACTTATGGAtgctaaagaaatatttttgaaaacagtagattttattagaaatttcgAAACAGAAATCGGTGATTACAGCAGAAGAGCGAAATTTTTAATGGCTCATGACCCAAATCAATTAGTCATGCACGTCGCCAGTTATGGTGAGCTTACTATTCATGCTCCACATCAAGCATTTACTGCCAGTTCAAATTCTCTTCAAGCTCCAAGTCCAGGCCTTATGCGATCCAAGAGTGACCATAGACTGGCTTCGCAATACCGACAAGATGAAAGAAATGCATATGAACCAGGTGGTGAAATCGGTGGAAGAGTATCGCCGCTAGGTGGTAGAAAATTCGGTGAAAGATATCAAAGTCGCTATTCACGTGGTGGAGATAGAAATGATTACGATGCAGACACGACGCATGACAACGAAAATAGAAGTTCAGCAAGATCCAGGATCAGATCTAGACTTGGAAGACAtggtttaaatgaaaatacagaCTCTGATACGGATTCAAGATCAGTGCGTTTCTCCGAAACAAATACTGTACACCGTGAAAGAGAACGTGTTTTAGACACTGAAGATGTGGCAAAAGGTCCATTAAGTGGTATCACTAGATTATATGATTCACCAAGAGTCATGAAAAGGCTGTTAGAAAGTGAGAACAAAGATAAAAAATCTGAAGCCGCCCCTAAACCCCAACCTCAGCCAGTTCAGCAACCAAAAAAAGTTACTCCACAAGCAACACCACAGAGACAACTAAGCGAAGACGATGAAATAGCAAGGATAAAACGTCAAAACAAAACTGCTTCTACATCGTCTGATACAGAACGAAGAGATAGAGTTAGTACAATTAAGAGAGATGACTCGAGAGATTCCAATAGGTCAAATACGCCAGCAGACAGTGCTCGGAAGACGCCTGCACCTGAACCATTACca ACCGATACCCAGGAATCGTCCGAAAGTGAGTCTGAAGAAGATTCAGTTGAAGCAGTTGAACAGAGGAAACCTACACCTGCCAGAACTACATTTCCTCCATCCACGTCAGCTGCAACAACAGATTCGAGACGGTCCTCCACAGCATCTGATAACTTAGCATCAaaag TAAATACTAGACTAAAATCTAATAGATCAGACAGTATTGAAAGTACATGCTCCTCAGAAACTCCCGGAACGCCGGTACGAAGAAACGCCGGAGGTACGTACACATCTGACGAAGTGAAACAATCGCCAGTTAGTTCAAGTTCAGGAAGTACAACGCCACGAGCTAGATTTTCTTCGGTTTCTTCAAAAAGAGATTCAGCAACACCGACAAATTCTCGAAGTTACAGTGTTACGg GTAACAATGAAAGTACTTCGAAAAAAGAAGAAATCGAAgacgaagaagaagaagaagaagaagaaacgGAAACTTCGTCAGAATCATCCGAAACTGATACAGACGAAGATTCCGAGGATGCTAAACCAAAAACTCCTGTAAATAAAGGTATGGAAAAAACGGATATCGGACCGCTGTTGGCCAGAAGTGCTCAAGCTAGGGATAACGGTAGCGGCAGTAATAGCAGCTCAAGGAGAACTAGCCAAGACGAATCTTACACTAGATCACG GTACGGTACCAGTGGCTACAAATCACCGTCGTATCAGAGCCCCAGAGATGCCGATACATCATCTGCAGCGAGTGGTAGTAAGTACCTGAACAATACTCGAACCGAACCCGCCCCGCGGTTCACTAGCAGATTcctaaaaactaaaagtatCCAAGAAGAAAATCCTAGCAAACCGAGTTACACCAGTGACAACAAATACACGTCAGACAAGGGCGGGTTATCACGGAGTAGAACCAGCGCTAATCTAGAAGAAGACCTTCCGGATGACACTAACACATCCACATACTCGCCGTATTCTAAAAACCATTATGGTTCAGATTTGTCCAGAAGTCGATCCAGTCACGCTTTAAAATCTCGGGAGACCTCACCCGATAGGCCTGTAACAAATGCTTCAG CAGGAACAGGAGAAAAAGACGGCGCGGCTTTAAGCTCATGGGCTAGGTATCTGAAAAACAAATACGGAAACCGCGGTAAAGAAAATGCAGCCAAAGATAACGCGGCCGCCAGTTCTGCGTCAAGCTCGTCTTCGAGGCGACTTTCGCTAGGATTACCACTGCGGTCGAATTCCACTCACGTCGACAGTTCAGATGACGACCAAAAAAACATGCACAGCTCCCCCACCTCCCATACAATTATCGAAGCAG gtaTGCAGGGCGTAGGTTCTACCCCTAGAGTTCAATACCTCCAAAAACGTCAATTGTTATTTAAGATCGGTGGTCGGGGGAGCGAGCCCGGATATTTTACGTGGCCCAGAGGTGTCGCTGTTGGTCCAGACAATCTAATCGTTGTAGCCGATTCTTCGAACCACAGGATCCAA gtatttgataacagcggaaaaatattaaaagactTTGGGTCCTATGGAAACAGTGAAGGCGAATTCGATTGCCTGGCCGGAGTAGCTGTCAACCGTATTGGCCAATACATCATTGCAGATCGGTACAACCACAGAATACAA GTGTTAGACCCGTCTGGTAGATTTTTAAGATCATTCGGAAGTCAAGGTTCTAGTGACGGTCGGTTCAATTATCCTTGGGGAATTACCACCGATGCTCTTGGGTTCATATATGTATGCGACAAAGAAAATCACAGAATCCag GTATTCCAATCAGATGGAACATTTGTCGGTAAATTTGGATCAAACGGAAATAAAATCGGACAACTGGAACACCCACATTACATTGCGGTGTCAAATACAAATAGAGTAATTGTTTCCGACTGCAATAACCATCGCATTCAGATTTTTGATGTCAACGGAAGAGTAATCAGTTCTTTTGGCACTGAAGGATCAGAAAATGGCCAATTTAAATTCCCCAA AGGTGTAGCTGTAGATGACCAAGGATACATACTGGTGGCAGATTCTGGAAACAATCGCATACAAATTTTTCATCCTGACTCAACGTTCCTGAGAGCTTTTGGTGGCTGGGGATGTGGTGATGGAGAGTTCAAAGGACTTGAAGGCATCGCTGTTATGTCCAATGGAAACATATTAGTCTGCGACCGAGAGAATCATAGGGTTCaagttttctaa
- the LOC114118954 gene encoding RING finger protein nhl-1 isoform X2 → MEQFEQLLTCAICLDRYRNPKLLPCQHSFCMEPCMDGLVDYVRRQVKCPECRAEHRIPYNGVQGYPTNVTLQRFLELHIEITGELPDPTSGQIMKRCGVCSEKAYVTSCVHCEKEVCSDCKGAHMDILRREIARINNQVRRALHRLSDMLAGVEKNMLTLQQNCTSVTEEVDEIYRRLAKALKDRTEHLRGEIDRYLSTELKNLCNLKENLDIEISNIQSNCDLADKHMQSDDVEWEDSELMDAKEIFLKTVDFIRNFETEIGDYSRRAKFLMAHDPNQLVMHVASYGELTIHAPHQAFTASSNSLQAPSPGLMRSKSDHRLASQYRQDERNAYEPGGEIGGRVSPLGGRKFGERYQSRYSRGGDRNDYDADTTHDNENRSSARSRIRSRLGRHGLNENTDSDTDSRSVRFSETNTVHRERERVLDTEDVAKGPLSGITRLYDSPRVMKRLLESENKDKKSEAAPKPQPQPVQQPKKVTPQATPQRQLSEDDEIARIKRQNKTASTSSDTERRDRVSTIKRDDSRDSNRSNTPADSARKTPAPEPLPTDTQESSESESEEDSVEAVEQRKPTPARTTFPPSTSAATTDSRRSSTASDNLASKVNTRLKSNRSDSIESTCSSETPGTPVRRNAGGTYTSDEVKQSPVSSSSGSTTPRARFSSVSSKRDSATPTNSRSYSVTGNNESTSKKEEIEDEEEEEEEETETSSESSETDTDEDSEDAKPKTPVNKGMEKTDIGPLLARSAQARDNGSGSNSSSRRTSQDESYTRSRYGTSGYKSPSYQSPRDADTSSAASGSKYLNNTRTEPAPRFTSRFLKTKSIQEENPSKPSYTSDNKYTSDKGGLSRSRTSANLEEDLPDDTNTSTYSPYSKNHYGSDLSRSRSSHALKSRETSPDRPVTNASGTGEKDGAALSSWARYLKNKYGNRGKENAAKDNAAASSASSSSSRRLSLGLPLRSNSTHVDSSDDDQKNMHSSPTSHTIIEAGMQGVGSTPRVQYLQKRQLLFKIGGRGSEPGYFTWPRGVAVGPDNLIVVADSSNHRIQVFDNSGKILKDFGSYGNSEGEFDCLAGVAVNRIGQYIIADRYNHRIQVLDPSGRFLRSFGSQGSSDGRFNYPWGITTDALGFIYVCDKENHRIQVFQSDGTFVGKFGSNGNKIGQLEHPHYIAVSNTNRVIVSDCNNHRIQIFDVNGRVISSFGTEGSENGQFKFPKGVAVDDQGYILVADSGNNRIQIFHPDSTFLRAFGGWGCGDGEFKGLEGIAVMSNGNILVCDRENHRVQVF, encoded by the exons ATGGAACAGTTCGAGCAACTGCTGACATGCGCAATATGTCTGGATAGGTACAGAAATCCGAAATTGCTACCATGCCAGCATTCGTTTTGTATGGAACCATGTATGGACGGTTTAGTGGACTATGTTCGAAGACAA GTAAAATGTCCGGAATGTCGAGCGGAACATCGAATACCGTACAATGGTGTTCAAGGATATCCAACAAATGTAACTCTACAGCGTTTCTTGGAACTTCATATAGAAATTACTGGAGAGTTACCAGATCCAACGAGTGGACAAATAATGAAACGTTGTGGTGTATGTTCAGAAAAAGCATACGTGACATCTTGCGTTCATTGCGAAAAAGAAGTATGTTCGGACTGCAAAGGCGCTCATATGGATATTTTAAGGAGAGAAATAGCCCGAATTAATAATcaa GTTAGGCGGGCATTACATAGACTATCAGATATGCTTGCTGGTGTAGAAAAGAATATGTTGACTTTGCAACAAAATTGCACTTCAGTTACCGAAGAAGTAGATGAAATTTATCGCAGATTGGCCAAAGCTTTAAAAGATCGTACTGAACATCTTAGAGGAGAAATCGATCGATATTTATCaacagaattaaaaaatttgtgcaatcttaaagaaaatttagatattgaaatatctaatatacaaAGTAATTGTGATCTAGCAGATAAACACATGCAATCAGATGACGTAGAATGGGAAGACAGTGAACTTATGGAtgctaaagaaatatttttgaaaacagtagattttattagaaatttcgAAACAGAAATCGGTGATTACAGCAGAAGAGCGAAATTTTTAATGGCTCATGACCCAAATCAATTAGTCATGCACGTCGCCAGTTATGGTGAGCTTACTATTCATGCTCCACATCAAGCATTTACTGCCAGTTCAAATTCTCTTCAAGCTCCAAGTCCAGGCCTTATGCGATCCAAGAGTGACCATAGACTGGCTTCGCAATACCGACAAGATGAAAGAAATGCATATGAACCAGGTGGTGAAATCGGTGGAAGAGTATCGCCGCTAGGTGGTAGAAAATTCGGTGAAAGATATCAAAGTCGCTATTCACGTGGTGGAGATAGAAATGATTACGATGCAGACACGACGCATGACAACGAAAATAGAAGTTCAGCAAGATCCAGGATCAGATCTAGACTTGGAAGACAtggtttaaatgaaaatacagaCTCTGATACGGATTCAAGATCAGTGCGTTTCTCCGAAACAAATACTGTACACCGTGAAAGAGAACGTGTTTTAGACACTGAAGATGTGGCAAAAGGTCCATTAAGTGGTATCACTAGATTATATGATTCACCAAGAGTCATGAAAAGGCTGTTAGAAAGTGAGAACAAAGATAAAAAATCTGAAGCCGCCCCTAAACCCCAACCTCAGCCAGTTCAGCAACCAAAAAAAGTTACTCCACAAGCAACACCACAGAGACAACTAAGCGAAGACGATGAAATAGCAAGGATAAAACGTCAAAACAAAACTGCTTCTACATCGTCTGATACAGAACGAAGAGATAGAGTTAGTACAATTAAGAGAGATGACTCGAGAGATTCCAATAGGTCAAATACGCCAGCAGACAGTGCTCGGAAGACGCCTGCACCTGAACCATTACca ACCGATACCCAGGAATCGTCCGAAAGTGAGTCTGAAGAAGATTCAGTTGAAGCAGTTGAACAGAGGAAACCTACACCTGCCAGAACTACATTTCCTCCATCCACGTCAGCTGCAACAACAGATTCGAGACGGTCCTCCACAGCATCTGATAACTTAGCATCAaaag TAAATACTAGACTAAAATCTAATAGATCAGACAGTATTGAAAGTACATGCTCCTCAGAAACTCCCGGAACGCCGGTACGAAGAAACGCCGGAGGTACGTACACATCTGACGAAGTGAAACAATCGCCAGTTAGTTCAAGTTCAGGAAGTACAACGCCACGAGCTAGATTTTCTTCGGTTTCTTCAAAAAGAGATTCAGCAACACCGACAAATTCTCGAAGTTACAGTGTTACGg GTAACAATGAAAGTACTTCGAAAAAAGAAGAAATCGAAgacgaagaagaagaagaagaagaagaaacgGAAACTTCGTCAGAATCATCCGAAACTGATACAGACGAAGATTCCGAGGATGCTAAACCAAAAACTCCTGTAAATAAAGGTATGGAAAAAACGGATATCGGACCGCTGTTGGCCAGAAGTGCTCAAGCTAGGGATAACGGTAGCGGCAGTAATAGCAGCTCAAGGAGAACTAGCCAAGACGAATCTTACACTAGATCACG GTACGGTACCAGTGGCTACAAATCACCGTCGTATCAGAGCCCCAGAGATGCCGATACATCATCTGCAGCGAGTGGTAGTAAGTACCTGAACAATACTCGAACCGAACCCGCCCCGCGGTTCACTAGCAGATTcctaaaaactaaaagtatCCAAGAAGAAAATCCTAGCAAACCGAGTTACACCAGTGACAACAAATACACGTCAGACAAGGGCGGGTTATCACGGAGTAGAACCAGCGCTAATCTAGAAGAAGACCTTCCGGATGACACTAACACATCCACATACTCGCCGTATTCTAAAAACCATTATGGTTCAGATTTGTCCAGAAGTCGATCCAGTCACGCTTTAAAATCTCGGGAGACCTCACCCGATAGGCCTGTAACAAATGCTTCAG GAACAGGAGAAAAAGACGGCGCGGCTTTAAGCTCATGGGCTAGGTATCTGAAAAACAAATACGGAAACCGCGGTAAAGAAAATGCAGCCAAAGATAACGCGGCCGCCAGTTCTGCGTCAAGCTCGTCTTCGAGGCGACTTTCGCTAGGATTACCACTGCGGTCGAATTCCACTCACGTCGACAGTTCAGATGACGACCAAAAAAACATGCACAGCTCCCCCACCTCCCATACAATTATCGAAGCAG gtaTGCAGGGCGTAGGTTCTACCCCTAGAGTTCAATACCTCCAAAAACGTCAATTGTTATTTAAGATCGGTGGTCGGGGGAGCGAGCCCGGATATTTTACGTGGCCCAGAGGTGTCGCTGTTGGTCCAGACAATCTAATCGTTGTAGCCGATTCTTCGAACCACAGGATCCAA gtatttgataacagcggaaaaatattaaaagactTTGGGTCCTATGGAAACAGTGAAGGCGAATTCGATTGCCTGGCCGGAGTAGCTGTCAACCGTATTGGCCAATACATCATTGCAGATCGGTACAACCACAGAATACAA GTGTTAGACCCGTCTGGTAGATTTTTAAGATCATTCGGAAGTCAAGGTTCTAGTGACGGTCGGTTCAATTATCCTTGGGGAATTACCACCGATGCTCTTGGGTTCATATATGTATGCGACAAAGAAAATCACAGAATCCag GTATTCCAATCAGATGGAACATTTGTCGGTAAATTTGGATCAAACGGAAATAAAATCGGACAACTGGAACACCCACATTACATTGCGGTGTCAAATACAAATAGAGTAATTGTTTCCGACTGCAATAACCATCGCATTCAGATTTTTGATGTCAACGGAAGAGTAATCAGTTCTTTTGGCACTGAAGGATCAGAAAATGGCCAATTTAAATTCCCCAA AGGTGTAGCTGTAGATGACCAAGGATACATACTGGTGGCAGATTCTGGAAACAATCGCATACAAATTTTTCATCCTGACTCAACGTTCCTGAGAGCTTTTGGTGGCTGGGGATGTGGTGATGGAGAGTTCAAAGGACTTGAAGGCATCGCTGTTATGTCCAATGGAAACATATTAGTCTGCGACCGAGAGAATCATAGGGTTCaagttttctaa